The proteins below are encoded in one region of Natronobacterium texcoconense:
- a CDS encoding maleate cis-trans isomerase family protein, whose translation MPATDPSTRLGLIVPSSNTTAEPEFRAALPDSVTVHGARMSLESVTVDALDAMSDDVRRAAELLGHADVDAVAYACTTGSLLHGPGFDAELEEEIEEVADAPAVATARSVVRALESLDVDRVAVRTPYTADLDEKERDFLEESGFEVASIDGRGIEANVEIGALTPEDAAEQVREGVDAEDVDAVFVSCTNYRSLAAVEELESDLGVPVVTSNGATLWDVARVTDLEVDRPGALFTSQ comes from the coding sequence ATGCCAGCGACAGACCCGAGCACCCGACTGGGACTGATCGTCCCGTCGTCGAACACGACCGCCGAACCCGAGTTCCGGGCGGCGCTACCCGACTCGGTGACTGTCCACGGCGCGCGGATGTCCCTCGAGTCGGTCACCGTCGACGCGCTCGACGCGATGAGCGACGACGTCCGGCGCGCTGCCGAACTGCTCGGTCACGCCGACGTCGACGCCGTCGCCTACGCCTGCACCACCGGAAGCCTGCTTCACGGCCCCGGCTTCGACGCCGAACTCGAGGAAGAGATCGAAGAAGTCGCCGACGCGCCCGCTGTCGCGACCGCCCGCTCGGTCGTCCGCGCACTCGAGAGCCTCGACGTCGACCGAGTCGCCGTCCGAACGCCGTACACGGCCGACCTCGACGAGAAGGAACGCGACTTTCTCGAGGAGTCGGGATTCGAGGTCGCGAGCATCGACGGGCGCGGCATCGAGGCGAACGTCGAAATTGGCGCACTGACCCCAGAGGACGCGGCGGAACAGGTTCGCGAGGGAGTCGACGCCGAGGACGTCGACGCCGTCTTCGTCTCCTGTACGAACTACCGGTCGCTCGCCGCAGTCGAGGAACTCGAGTCCGACCTCGGAGTCCCCGTGGTGACGAGCAACGGCGCGACGCTGTGGGACGTCGCTCGAGTGACCGACCTCGAGGTCGACAGGCCGGGCGCGCTGTTTACGAGTCAGTAA